Sequence from the Thermincola ferriacetica genome:
ACTCCCGCCGCCGATGTCGATAACCAGGGGATGTGCTAGTTTTTGTGGCAGTCCTTTAACTACCCCCAGGTACCCCAGGCGAGCCTCTTCTTCACCGGAAATTACTCTGATTTGCCATCCCAGTTCCCTTTTCACTTTATCCAGGAAATACTCTTTGTTGGAAGCTTCTCTGACAGCGCTTGTAGCTATTAAAATAACTTTTTCTACGCCCTGTCCGGAGCAAATATCTTGAAATTCCCGCAGCGCCTTGACGGTCCTGACAATTGCTTCCTCCTGCAAGCAGGTAGAAGCCGCCATCCCCTGGCCCATGCGGGTAGTAACCAGGTAGGACCCTCTGACCAGCAGTTCCTGTTCTTTTGTTACTATTAACATGCGTACAGAATTGGTTCCAATGTCAATAACCCCTAATTTCAAAAGAAAACACCCCCGCAAAAATCGCCAAAATATAAAAGCATCCTTGCGGATGCTTCTTATCTTCTCCTGCCACGGCCACCCCTTTTGGAGTCAAGGCTGCGCCTAAGGTCCTGCTGCCGTTCATCGCTATCCTTCATAAATTTGGTAATCATATCTTCAAAAGACGCGCTGTATCGTTTTTCATGCTTTGGCTTGGGATTGGCCTGTTTGATGGACAAACCGATCTTTCCGTTTTCAATGGCAATAACCTTAACTTTCACTTTGTCTTTGTCTTTAAGATAATCCTTGACATCCTTAACGTAAGCCTCGGCCACTTCGGAAATGTGCACCAGGCCCGTTTCTCCTCCGGGTAGTTCCACAAAAGCTCCAAAGTTAGTAATGCCCGTTACAACTCCTTCTAAAATGCTACCAACCTCGATGGCCATTAATACGCAATGCCTCCTTAAGTTATAACAACAGTTAAAAAAGCAGTCATCGAGTAACCATACTCCACACATATAGTAGAATTATAAACTCAAGTTGAACCTTAGTCAAGATGACTTTTTAATGAACTTCAATATTTTTTCTTTCTTCTTCTGTTATCTGTTTCATATCCTTGGGTTTTACCTCCAGAATAAGCTTTTCACCCGGTTTTACCAAACCCAGCTTTTCTCTTGCCGCATGTTCTACCCAGGATTGAGATTCCAATTTATTAATCTGTTTTTTCAACTCCTCATTTTTCTTTTTCAATTGTTCCATTTCCTGCTGAATCTCTTTTACTTCCCGCTGGACATTATAAGTTTCGGCCATTTGTCCGCCAAAAGAGTAAACGGCAAAACCCAAAGTAATCATTAATACTATTCCCGGCCCACCAAGTTTAAAATGTTTTTTCTTCTTTTTCAGAGGCGGGTTGTGTACGGGCAAACTTACTACCCTGGCCTGTCTTTTTGCTTTTGCCGATAATACCATTAAGCTTCACTCTCCTCTTCATCAGAACCAAAAAGCCCCAATGAATCCCCCGGAATAACAATAACTACCTGATAACCTTTATTCCTGGCACGGTTCAAAAGAGTGGCCACTGTACTACTGGTCAGACCCAATTTAGCCCCAATCTTTTCATTCGAGTAGCCCATCTCTTTTAAAGTAACAACTTGCCGTTCTCTAAAGCTTAACTTTTCGGCGCCTCTTATTTCAATTTGCATAAACTCACCTATTCCAGCCGACCCGGTTATCGACAGGTTATCGACAAGTTATCGACTAGCTATATTTATTTATCCACAGTTTGTCCACAATATGTGTATAATTTTAGTACAAGATTTGTACAAGTTTAGTATTAGCGTTTGTTATTCTACATTTAGCTAATTTTTCCTGCCTGGTTATATAAAATTTAGTAAACTTAATAAAATTTTTACGGAGGGGGATCCTTTTTTTCACCTTTAATCGTCAGTCTGGATAAAATACGCCGGATACCTGTTTTTATAGAAATTAGAAGAGAACCAATTAATCCTACAGGTATAAGCACTACTCTCCTAATTAAATTTACTGGGTAACCGACTATCCGGTACAAAAAAAGAACCACTTTAACTATTTCTAGTTTTATGGTTCTTATTGCCTTAATTATCAGGAGGATAGTTTTAATGACCCTTGAACTGAATATTTTCAGATATATGGTACTACCCAGCAGCAATCCAATAAAAACATATAGCCGTATTTCTCCCCAGTTTCCCAACAGCAGAAAAAGGAAAATAATAAACGTGCTAATTATCCAAAATATCAGGTCTCCCAAATGAGTAATTATCTTTTTGGGCCTGATTACCCCCCGGGCCACTCTGTAAAAATCAAACAATAACCCTAACAAAAAGCCCCCACAAACAGTGACTCCGAAAGCGAATAATTGGGTTGAAAGATTCTGCATTTCTCCACCCTTTCAAATTTTTATGCTCTAAGCCATAACTTTTTACTTTAAAATCCGGTCCAAAAGGCCTTTACTCCACCCGCGGCTGCGGCCAGCCTTTTCTTCATCGTAATCCACCGATTTAATCAACCCAGCTACTTCCAGCCTTCCTTCATCTAAGTTTAACTGGGTTATATGCAGGTTCTGCCCTTTCAGCAGCAGTTGGCCCATTTTGGTATCCAATACAATTTCTTCTTCGTCAAAACTGGCCACGTGCTCTACTCCTTCGACCACAAGCTGTTCTCTGTTGATCATCGTCATTTGGTATTTAGTTCCTCTGTCGGCGTTCATCCGAAAACCTCCCCACAGCATTTCTAAACTACTTCCATAATTATGCTGCGGCGTCCACAATTATACCCAAAAAACGCTAAAAGAGCATGTTATTCAAATAACATGCTCTTTTAGGTACTCCTACTTCCACATTTTATCAATAGTTATGTCCCGGAAGTAAAACCTGATAATATCTTCCGGGCTTTTACCCTGCTCGGCAAATTTCCTGGCCCCCCACTGGCACATACCGACACCGTGGCCATAACCCTTGCCGGAAACTACCAGGTTATTACCCTCTACTGTGAATTTGTTCAGGAAAATAGACCTCATTTTATCGTTACCCAAGGCCAAACGAAGCGCAGGGCCACTGACCACTGTATTACCTATCCTGAGAGACTCAGCCCGCCCTGACGGCCCCCATTTGATAATTTTTACATTACTGCTGTTCAGCGGGCCCGGGTCTTTCCCGGTAACTTCTTTTACTGCCCCCCTTACTGACGCTAAAGGGAACCGGATAGTCCATGATTTATTTTCTGGGACGGTGATATTTATACAACCGTCTTTTACGCCGGCCTTTATATATGGAGTTTTTTCTTTATGATAGGCCAATCCTTCAGCGGCGGAAGCTGATTCTCCCCCGTCACAGGCGCTGAACCAGGCATTGATATATTCTCCTTTATACCTGATTACTTCACCTCTCGTCATTGCCACCGCTTTTCTTACATTATCATTGATCTTGCTTGCATCATAGGCCTGGAATTCCTCCACGCTGGTAGAAGCATCAGCTTTATGCTGCGGTACCCCGCCTTTCGTTTTTATCTGTTTCATGGTGAAGGTTCTGGCTAAAATGGCCTGGGCGGCAAGGGCATTAACCGGCCAGGATGTATCCATTTCAGCTGCCACTACCCCCTGGATATATTCTTCTATGGGGATTCGTTTCCTTTCGCCGGTTTCATTTATATATAGCGTAATTGTCGGTTCCTTGCCCACTTTTTTAGGTTCAAAGGGTTTTTTAGCTTTTGGCGGACAGCCGGAAAAAAGCAGAGTAATTATAATGCCTAAAACTAAACATAAACCTTTTTTATTTTTCGGCAGTTTCATAAAACCCCTCCAGTATTCAGTATTTTTACTGAATTATTGTTTTCTGGAGTGGGGATTTTATAAGTGGAAAGATATGACAAAAATTTTTAGGTATAGGTAAGTAGGCGCCAAAAAGCTATTGAATTATTCTGATTTCCTCGAGAACCTTGTAAATTTCTTTGGCCTGGTATGCCCTGACGTTTTCAGGGGTATCCAAAATTTCCACCTTTATTCTTTTGGCGCCAAAATCCAAGTCCAAGATATCTCCCGGTTTAACATCGGTACCGGGTTTGGCCAAACGTTCGTTTACCTTGGCCCGCCCGCTGTCACATACTTCCTTGGCCAACGTCCGGCGTTTTATAATCCGGGATATCTTTAGAAACTTATCCAGCCGCACCAAATCATCTCCCTGATGCAGTTAAAATTTGAACTTCGTTATCAGTCTTTTAAGTTCATCGGACATTCCCGCCAGCTTTTCCGCTACGGTGGAAAGTTCGCCGGCAGAAGCAGTCATTTCTTCGGTAGAGGCGGTAACCTCTTCGGCAGCAGCCGAACTTTCTTCTGTGATGGCCACAATATTTTCCATAACCTGAGCCACCTGGTGACTTGTTTCAGAAACACTTGCTATAGCCGTTGAAGCCTCCTCGTTTACAGTGCTGACATTATTAACGGCATTTACGACCTTCTGGCTGCTGGTCGACATTTGTTCAGCGGCTACCAATATTTTCTGGGTCTGCTGATATGTATCTATAACAGTTTGCAGAATTTCTTGCAAAGCTTTCCGGGCATCAGATGCCAAACCAACTCCGCGTTCTACTTCTACCGTTCCCTGCTCCATAGCAGATACTGAGGCCGCCGTCAGTTTTTGAATATCCGTGATTAATTTAGCAATTTCTTTGGTAGCATTCCCGCTTCTTTCAGCCAGTTTCCTTACTTCGTCGGCAACTACCGCAAAACCTTTGCCGTGTTCCCCCGCCCGGGCCGCCTCAATGGCTGCATTTAAGGCCAAAAGGTTGGTTTGTTCCGCTATATCATCAATAACCTGAATTATTTCTCCAATATGTTGCGAATGCTCCCCTAATTCTTTTATTTTACTGGAGGCTTCGAAGGTCTTTTCCTTAATACTGTCCATGCCCTCAGTAGTCAATTTAACAGCGTGATCTCCTTTTTCAGCCGCTTCTTTGGTTTTTTCTGCCGACTTGGCAACAGCATGCGCGCAGGACGTGACTTCGTCGATTGAAGCGGTCATCTGATTGACAAAATCATTTGTCCCCTTTATATTTCTAATTTGTTCCTGGGACCCTGCCGCCAATCCTTCCAGTATCTTATCAAGCTGGGCCACATCTTTCATTGTTTCCGTAATTAACTTGGTCTGTTCCAAGGTGCCTTTGGCTACCTCCTGAATTGCATTAGCCACCTGCTGCGTAGATTTCTCCGTTTCATTAGAATTTACGGCCAATATTTGGCTTGTGGAAGCTATATTATCTGCAGACTGGTTAATATGTAAGATGAGCTGACGAAGTTGCCCAACCATGGTGTTAAAGGATTTTCTTAAAATGCCTATCTCATCCTTCCGGCCTGTCTCTTCCGATGTTAGATTGGTCAGGTCTCCACCGGCAATCCTTTCAGCTTCATTACTCAGGTTTTTCAAAGGTTGAATTACTTTCTTTTTAATCAGGATTGACAGTAAAATACCATAAACTGCTATAGCCACAATAAATAACCCGGCGTTTTTTACAAAAAAAGCGGTTAAATTAAAGCCAGAGGTTGTTTCGTTGGTGGGCATAAACATTACCAGCTTTAAACCTGTATCTCCGATTGGGGCATAAACTGCATACTGGTTGACCCCATCAATTACTGTGGTAAGGATTCCCGATTTAGTATCATTTACTATAGTATTTCCCAGATTTTTCAGGTTTGCATCTTTTTCGTCCGTAATTTTGGCCTTTAAGTTCTTCTTTGCATCTCTATGGGCCATATAAAATCCTTGTTTGGTAATTATAAATGCGTATCCGGTTTGTCCGACCTTAATTTTGGAAACAGCTTCCGCTAACACGTCCAGATTTATATCAGTAGTAGTAACACCAATGGGAACCCCGTTCTTAACTATGGCGCTGGATGACGTAATCATATCCAAATTCAAGACAGGGTCATGATAAGGTTCCGTCCAGGCAACTTTGCCGACAGCTTGTAAACCGTTTTTATACCAATCGTACTGAAAATAGTTATATTGGGCGTTACTGTAATCCCAGGTAACCTGTATATTCCCCTTATCTTTATAAACATAGGGGCCATAAAACTCTTTTTGAGGGTCATATTTCCCCGGCTCCAACCAAAATCCCGAACCTAAAACCATAGGGTCAAGCTGAATATAACCGGCAATTGTTTTCAATATGTTATTTGTGTCAATAGTGGCCGAAACTTCAATATTTTTTGCACAAAGGATATTCTCCTTCGCTATTTCCCGCAACCTGCTATCAAATTTATTTGCTTCCTTTTCCGCCTGGGTCTTTAGCTGATTCTGCACCTCACCGGCTATTATGTCATCAAATTGAAACAGGTTATATGCTGTCAAAGCAGCAAAGATTACGAATGTTATGCCTAATGACATGCTAATAAAAAAGGTCCGTAAACTTTTCATAGTATCACTCCCGAAATTATGGTTTTTTTAAGTTTCACCCTTTAGCTCCTTTTCTCCATAATTCGGCAGTTTTATCTGTTTTTTTTTGGCCGGTTTTCCTTCTTTAAACTTAGAAATAAATTTAACACAAATTGTAAATTAATAAAAAATCAGGCTCGCCGGAACCTGATTTTTTTAGTACTTTTTTAATTAGGAAACGGCATCTTTTAAAGCCTTGCCAGCCTTAAAAGCAGGAACCTTGGCCGCAGCAATCTCGATAACAGCTCCGGTCTGAGGATTACGGCCCTTACGGGCGGCCCTTTCACGCACTTCAAAAGTACCGAAGCCAACCAGTTGTACTTTGTCACCTTTAGCCAAAGCTTCTTCAATGCTGGCAAAAACTGCGCTAACAGCTTTGTCGGCATCTTTTTTTGTCAAACCGGCTTTTTCTGCTACACTGCTTACTAAATCTTGTTTGTTCACAAAAATCCCTCCTAGAATATTTTATATTTGGTGTTTGATTTTCATATAAAAGCATTATTCGCTATAACCCTTTAATTTCCTGCTTTGCAACCAACTTTTTCTGCTAAAACACCTATAATTTACTGGTTTAGGACAATTTTGGCCTCCTCCCATAATTGATCTAGTTGGTCTAAATTCAGGTCTGCCAGCTTCTTTCCGGTTTCCCAAGCCTTTTTTTCCATGAGCTTAAACCTTTTGATAAATTTATCAACAGTAGCCTGTAAGGCTTCTTCCGGGTCAACACTCAAGAAACGCGCCAGATTTACCAGGGCAAAGAAAAGGTCACCCATTTCTTCCGCTGCATTGGAACGATTGCCCCGGTCAAGGGCTTCTTTAAGCTCCTCTAGTTCCTCGTAAATCTTATCCAGTGCACCTCTGTAATCAGGCCAGTCAAAGCCAACCTTCGCTGCCCGTTTCTGGACCTTCTCTGCTTTCAGCAAAGCAGGTAAAGCCTTGGGAATAGAGTCCAGGATAGATGCTTCCTCCATTCCTTCCTTTCGCTTTTCCATTTCTTTTATTTTATCCCAGTTATAACTTACCTCACTACTGTTTTTTACGCGCGTATTTCCAAAAACATGGGGATGCCGGCGCACCAGTTTTTCAGCGATGCTCTTAACCACATCATTGATGTCAAAGAAACCTTCCTCATCAGCTATCTGTGCGTGAAAGGCTATCTGTAGTAATAAGTCTCCCAATTCTTCGCAAAATTTATTCATATTTCCATTATCTATAGCATCCAGAACTTCGTATGTTTCCTCAATCAAATACTTTTTTAAGGATTCATGAGTTTGTTCTCTGTCCCAGGGGCACCCCTCAGGACTTCTCAATTGCTGCATAATTTTTACCAAAGGGTCCATGGGGTATTTAACAGGCCCCTTTTCAGCTCCCGGCAGCGGCGGAATAAAGACACTTGTCAGGTAGTCAATCCAGGGCAGCCTGTCCAATTCATATAGGGGGACTTCAGCTACCTGTTCCATGCCGGGAACCCCGACTGCTCTAGCCACAAAAATTTTATGTTCGTCAGGATAATAATCCATCAAGGAAATTTTCACGTCCTGAGCCACCAGTTGACTGTAAACCTGGACCACCACATTGGCCGAAGCCGGCAATGGGAAATGCTTGTCCAACTGGAGCGCATCAATAATATTCAATCCCTTTATAGGATCATAACCTACCACTTGAAACAATGGTTCTAAAAAAGACATGGCCGGTATGATCTCCACTTTAA
This genomic interval carries:
- a CDS encoding HU family DNA-binding protein; protein product: MNKQDLVSSVAEKAGLTKKDADKAVSAVFASIEEALAKGDKVQLVGFGTFEVRERAARKGRNPQTGAVIEIAAAKVPAFKAGKALKDAVS
- a CDS encoding helix-turn-helix transcriptional regulator, translating into MQIEIRGAEKLSFRERQVVTLKEMGYSNEKIGAKLGLTSSTVATLLNRARNKGYQVVIVIPGDSLGLFGSDEEESEA
- a CDS encoding methyl-accepting chemotaxis protein encodes the protein MKSLRTFFISMSLGITFVIFAALTAYNLFQFDDIIAGEVQNQLKTQAEKEANKFDSRLREIAKENILCAKNIEVSATIDTNNILKTIAGYIQLDPMVLGSGFWLEPGKYDPQKEFYGPYVYKDKGNIQVTWDYSNAQYNYFQYDWYKNGLQAVGKVAWTEPYHDPVLNLDMITSSSAIVKNGVPIGVTTTDINLDVLAEAVSKIKVGQTGYAFIITKQGFYMAHRDAKKNLKAKITDEKDANLKNLGNTIVNDTKSGILTTVIDGVNQYAVYAPIGDTGLKLVMFMPTNETTSGFNLTAFFVKNAGLFIVAIAVYGILLSILIKKKVIQPLKNLSNEAERIAGGDLTNLTSEETGRKDEIGILRKSFNTMVGQLRQLILHINQSADNIASTSQILAVNSNETEKSTQQVANAIQEVAKGTLEQTKLITETMKDVAQLDKILEGLAAGSQEQIRNIKGTNDFVNQMTASIDEVTSCAHAVAKSAEKTKEAAEKGDHAVKLTTEGMDSIKEKTFEASSKIKELGEHSQHIGEIIQVIDDIAEQTNLLALNAAIEAARAGEHGKGFAVVADEVRKLAERSGNATKEIAKLITDIQKLTAASVSAMEQGTVEVERGVGLASDARKALQEILQTVIDTYQQTQKILVAAEQMSTSSQKVVNAVNNVSTVNEEASTAIASVSETSHQVAQVMENIVAITEESSAAAEEVTASTEEMTASAGELSTVAEKLAGMSDELKRLITKFKF
- the yabP gene encoding sporulation protein YabP; this encodes MNADRGTKYQMTMINREQLVVEGVEHVASFDEEEIVLDTKMGQLLLKGQNLHITQLNLDEGRLEVAGLIKSVDYDEEKAGRSRGWSKGLLDRILK
- the yabQ gene encoding spore cortex biosynthesis protein YabQ, whose protein sequence is MQNLSTQLFAFGVTVCGGFLLGLLFDFYRVARGVIRPKKIITHLGDLIFWIISTFIIFLFLLLGNWGEIRLYVFIGLLLGSTIYLKIFSSRVIKTILLIIKAIRTIKLEIVKVVLFLYRIVGYPVNLIRRVVLIPVGLIGSLLISIKTGIRRILSRLTIKGEKKDPPP
- the mazG gene encoding nucleoside triphosphate pyrophosphohydrolase; amino-acid sequence: MGDITVIGLGPGSIGALTEATIKILKGNERVFLRTTKHPVVPLLMEQGLIKGDSFDHFYEEIVDFGEVYRRIAVTLLEEAEKGPVVYAVPGHPLVAEDSVHLLQEMAREKGIKVEIIPAMSFLEPLFQVVGYDPIKGLNIIDALQLDKHFPLPASANVVVQVYSQLVAQDVKISLMDYYPDEHKIFVARAVGVPGMEQVAEVPLYELDRLPWIDYLTSVFIPPLPGAEKGPVKYPMDPLVKIMQQLRSPEGCPWDREQTHESLKKYLIEETYEVLDAIDNGNMNKFCEELGDLLLQIAFHAQIADEEGFFDINDVVKSIAEKLVRRHPHVFGNTRVKNSSEVSYNWDKIKEMEKRKEGMEEASILDSIPKALPALLKAEKVQKRAAKVGFDWPDYRGALDKIYEELEELKEALDRGNRSNAAEEMGDLFFALVNLARFLSVDPEEALQATVDKFIKRFKLMEKKAWETGKKLADLNLDQLDQLWEEAKIVLNQ
- a CDS encoding FtsB family cell division protein — translated: MVLSAKAKRQARVVSLPVHNPPLKKKKKHFKLGGPGIVLMITLGFAVYSFGGQMAETYNVQREVKEIQQEMEQLKKKNEELKKQINKLESQSWVEHAAREKLGLVKPGEKLILEVKPKDMKQITEEERKNIEVH
- a CDS encoding RNA-binding S4 domain-containing protein gives rise to the protein MRLDKFLKISRIIKRRTLAKEVCDSGRAKVNERLAKPGTDVKPGDILDLDFGAKRIKVEILDTPENVRAYQAKEIYKVLEEIRIIQ
- a CDS encoding SpoIID/LytB domain-containing protein translates to MKLPKNKKGLCLVLGIIITLLFSGCPPKAKKPFEPKKVGKEPTITLYINETGERKRIPIEEYIQGVVAAEMDTSWPVNALAAQAILARTFTMKQIKTKGGVPQHKADASTSVEEFQAYDASKINDNVRKAVAMTRGEVIRYKGEYINAWFSACDGGESASAAEGLAYHKEKTPYIKAGVKDGCINITVPENKSWTIRFPLASVRGAVKEVTGKDPGPLNSSNVKIIKWGPSGRAESLRIGNTVVSGPALRLALGNDKMRSIFLNKFTVEGNNLVVSGKGYGHGVGMCQWGARKFAEQGKSPEDIIRFYFRDITIDKMWK
- a CDS encoding S1 RNA-binding domain-containing protein, coding for MAIEVGSILEGVVTGITNFGAFVELPGGETGLVHISEVAEAYVKDVKDYLKDKDKVKVKVIAIENGKIGLSIKQANPKPKHEKRYSASFEDMITKFMKDSDERQQDLRRSLDSKRGGRGRRR